The following are encoded together in the Novipirellula artificiosorum genome:
- a CDS encoding Crp/Fnr family transcriptional regulator codes for MHHLFETGIFMRKEQTDLLRRMPAFGGLQNESIELILFHSREWVLEANDYFFREGEPGDSLFVIEIGTVLIQRSWKGTPIVLGRLAGGDCFGEMSLIDFQKRSASVIAESSCQAIEVPSKSLRSLFQHDLEQYAMIMMNLGREVSRRLRAADECLFQLQQDPTMAIESRVAT; via the coding sequence TTGCATCACCTTTTCGAAACAGGGATCTTTATGCGGAAAGAACAAACCGATCTGCTGCGGCGGATGCCCGCATTTGGTGGACTACAGAACGAATCGATTGAATTGATCCTCTTTCACTCTCGTGAATGGGTGTTGGAGGCCAACGACTATTTTTTCCGGGAAGGCGAGCCTGGGGATTCCTTGTTTGTCATTGAAATTGGGACGGTCCTGATCCAAAGATCGTGGAAAGGTACGCCGATCGTTCTCGGCCGCTTGGCCGGCGGTGATTGCTTTGGCGAAATGTCCTTGATTGATTTTCAAAAACGTTCGGCATCGGTGATTGCCGAATCGAGCTGTCAAGCGATCGAAGTACCCAGTAAATCACTGCGTTCGCTTTTTCAGCATGATCTCGAGCAATATGCGATGATCATGATGAATCTCGGGCGTGAAGTGAGCCGCCGATTGCGAGCCGCTGATGAATGTTTGTTCCAACTTCAACAGGATCCTACGATGGCGATTGAGTCGCGGGTTGCGACTTGA